A single region of the Salicibibacter cibi genome encodes:
- a CDS encoding YtoQ family protein, translating to MELNVYLAGQIHDDWRDTVKQKATEKDLPVRFFEPMTNHDRSDNIGEEILGEQPNAIFKDEAASAFNNLRTNVLMQKADVVLALFGDQYKQWNAAMDVGTATALNKPLILVRPESLHHPSKEMANQAQVVVNDLDQAIEALAYIF from the coding sequence ATGGAACTTAATGTTTACTTAGCCGGACAAATTCATGACGACTGGAGAGATACGGTCAAACAAAAAGCAACGGAGAAAGATCTTCCCGTCCGTTTTTTCGAACCGATGACCAACCATGATCGATCCGACAATATTGGCGAAGAGATTCTCGGCGAGCAACCAAATGCCATTTTTAAAGACGAAGCTGCTTCCGCGTTTAATAACTTGCGAACCAACGTGCTCATGCAAAAAGCCGATGTCGTGCTGGCCTTATTCGGGGACCAATACAAACAATGGAATGCAGCCATGGACGTGGGAACGGCAACTGCATTAAACAAACCGCTTATATTGGTTCGCCCTGAATCGCTCCATCACCCATCCAAAGAAATGGCTAACCAAGCGCAAGTTGTCGTCAATGATCTCGACCAGGCCATCGAAGCGCTCGCTTATATTTTTTAG
- a CDS encoding phosphotransferase family protein produces MEFLDTHKKGKRKKWLENLLGRDWELETAGGSTGEAFSAKDGEQKLFLKCNSSPFLAVLSAEGIVPKLLWTKRIANGDVITAQRWVNGRKLKPMEMKQPEVAALLGRIHRSTELLDMLKRIEAEVMTPEVLLQRLCTYSLHADQQSPILFKAFEFLKARKSAVYYDNFVVCHCDMNHNNWIMDEEEGLFLVDWDGASVADPALDLSILLYWYVPKQEWHEWLEAYELDLNDQLLGRMHWYIIWHTLEWMLSKGIYEDSGHVQVWLRYLNGLVEDDERRIARLED; encoded by the coding sequence ATGGAATTTTTGGATACTCACAAAAAGGGAAAACGAAAAAAATGGTTAGAGAACCTTTTGGGAAGAGATTGGGAATTGGAAACAGCAGGTGGATCCACCGGTGAAGCCTTTTCAGCCAAAGATGGCGAGCAAAAGCTGTTTCTGAAATGCAATTCTTCCCCTTTTTTAGCTGTGCTTTCCGCAGAGGGAATCGTTCCGAAACTGCTATGGACGAAACGGATCGCCAACGGAGATGTGATTACTGCCCAAAGGTGGGTAAATGGGCGAAAACTGAAACCGATGGAGATGAAACAGCCCGAGGTAGCGGCACTTTTAGGGCGGATTCATCGATCGACGGAACTGCTTGATATGCTAAAACGCATTGAAGCAGAAGTGATGACACCGGAGGTGTTATTACAGAGGCTTTGTACATATTCGTTACATGCAGACCAACAATCGCCTATTCTATTTAAGGCATTTGAGTTCTTAAAAGCGAGAAAATCAGCCGTGTACTACGATAATTTTGTCGTTTGCCATTGTGATATGAATCATAACAACTGGATCATGGATGAAGAAGAAGGGCTGTTTCTCGTGGATTGGGACGGGGCTTCCGTTGCTGATCCGGCGTTGGATTTAAGCATTCTTCTTTATTGGTATGTTCCGAAACAAGAATGGCATGAATGGTTGGAAGCATACGAGCTTGATTTGAATGATCAACTTCTCGGAAGAATGCATTGGTATATCATCTGGCATACCCTTGAGTGGATGTTAAGCAAGGGAATCTATGAAGATAGCGGGCATGTGCAAGTATGGCTCCGTTATTTAAATGGTTTAGTTGAAGATGATGAACGGCGTATCGCACGTTTGGAGGATTAA
- a CDS encoding PepSY domain-containing protein, whose translation MKITDLLIGTAVGFAAGYAVKEACAQKDVSPEKALKQVKSNVQPRIPVNGSWIHMNPEHYEKNHVDYDVYRGGISSNEDGQTKQMDFVVDAKTGTILELGTQ comes from the coding sequence ATGAAAATCACAGATTTGCTAATCGGCACTGCTGTCGGTTTTGCTGCAGGCTATGCAGTAAAAGAAGCCTGCGCCCAAAAAGACGTCTCTCCCGAAAAAGCACTCAAACAGGTGAAATCAAATGTACAGCCCCGCATCCCCGTGAATGGTTCCTGGATTCACATGAACCCGGAACACTATGAAAAAAACCACGTCGACTACGACGTTTATCGTGGCGGAATCTCCAGCAATGAAGACGGCCAAACGAAACAAATGGATTTCGTAGTGGACGCAAAAACAGGCACAATTCTGGAATTGGGCACGCAGTGA
- a CDS encoding M42 family metallopeptidase, giving the protein MDKQTKDMFRTLTEMPGPPGHEHQVRAYVKKALGQYADEIVQDKLGSVFGVKNGQPGDPKVMVAGHMDEVGFMVTSVNKKGLIKFQPLGGWWSQVLLAQQVTVITDNGPIPGVIGSTPPHLLSEQVRKKPMAMDKMYIDIGADDHEDAERLGVRPGAPIVPICSFTPMANEKKIMAKAWDNRYGVGLSIELLKEVENEELPNTLYSGATVQEEVGLRGAQTAANMIQPDIFFAVDASPANDTTVQKGEFGQIGKGALLRIYDGTMITHRGMRDFVLDTAESGDIPYQYFVSPGGTDAGRVHTSGDGVPSAVVGVCARYIHTGASILHVDDYAAAKELMTSLVRKTDRTTVESIYSQA; this is encoded by the coding sequence ATGGACAAACAAACGAAAGATATGTTTCGCACGTTGACGGAAATGCCGGGACCTCCGGGGCATGAACATCAGGTGCGGGCTTACGTAAAAAAAGCGCTTGGCCAATATGCAGATGAAATTGTTCAAGATAAATTAGGCAGTGTTTTCGGTGTTAAAAATGGACAGCCGGGAGATCCGAAAGTGATGGTTGCCGGACACATGGATGAGGTCGGGTTTATGGTTACATCGGTGAATAAAAAAGGATTGATTAAATTTCAACCGCTCGGGGGCTGGTGGAGTCAGGTGCTGCTCGCCCAACAAGTGACAGTAATAACAGACAATGGACCGATCCCCGGGGTTATCGGCTCAACACCTCCGCACCTTCTTAGTGAGCAAGTTCGGAAGAAGCCGATGGCGATGGACAAAATGTACATTGACATCGGCGCCGACGATCATGAGGACGCAGAACGGCTCGGCGTTCGCCCGGGTGCTCCGATTGTGCCCATTTGTTCTTTTACGCCGATGGCGAATGAGAAAAAAATAATGGCAAAAGCTTGGGATAACCGCTATGGTGTCGGGCTATCGATTGAATTGCTCAAAGAAGTGGAAAACGAGGAGCTTCCGAATACGTTGTATTCAGGTGCCACTGTGCAAGAAGAAGTGGGCTTGCGCGGGGCGCAAACGGCGGCAAACATGATTCAACCGGATATTTTCTTCGCCGTGGACGCGAGCCCGGCGAACGATACTACCGTTCAAAAAGGAGAATTCGGGCAAATTGGAAAAGGGGCGTTGCTACGCATTTATGACGGGACGATGATTACCCATCGAGGCATGCGTGACTTTGTGCTTGACACTGCCGAAAGCGGAGATATTCCTTATCAATATTTTGTCTCTCCCGGAGGTACGGACGCGGGCAGGGTTCATACATCAGGGGACGGAGTACCTTCCGCGGTCGTCGGTGTTTGCGCCCGTTATATTCATACCGGCGCATCGATTTTGCATGTGGACGATTACGCTGCGGCAAAAGAACTAATGACATCACTTGTGCGTAAAACCGATCGCACTACGGTAGAGAGCATTTATTCACAGGCATAA
- a CDS encoding thioredoxin family protein: protein MENVETKEAFKEAIQSERVVVMFSADWCPDCRVIEPALPSIEADYPEVEFVHADREQLLDVCQDYDIFGIPSFVGFKNGKEIDRFADKNRKSEEEVTAFLDRYLSRG from the coding sequence ATGGAAAATGTAGAAACGAAAGAAGCGTTTAAAGAAGCAATACAGAGCGAAAGGGTCGTCGTCATGTTTAGTGCCGACTGGTGTCCCGATTGCCGCGTGATTGAACCGGCTCTCCCGAGTATTGAAGCGGATTATCCGGAAGTGGAATTTGTCCATGCAGATCGGGAACAACTGTTGGATGTATGCCAGGATTATGATATTTTCGGAATTCCGAGCTTCGTAGGTTTTAAAAACGGAAAAGAAATCGATCGTTTTGCGGATAAAAACCGGAAAAGCGAGGAAGAAGTTACAGCTTTTCTTGATCGCTATTTGTCCCGAGGGTAA
- a CDS encoding PTS transporter subunit IIC, which translates to MRVFLKKKGIELSWRTYLITALSYMALGLFSSLIVGLIIQTAGEQIPAHLFIGGFLADMGSLAMSLLGPAIGVAVAYALKAPPLVMFSAVASGAAGEELGGPAGAFIAVLISVECGKLISKETRFDILLTPFVTIATGFVLASTVGPAIGNGLEAFGSVINWATEQEPLTMSILVSALMGLALTFPISSAAIAIMLGLDGLAAGAATVGCCAQMVGFAVSSFRENRWGGLVSLGIGTSMLQVPNMVRNPWIVVPPTLAGMMLAPIAVIFFNMESNAEGAGMGTSGFVGQIMTFSTMGFTMQVFILILVFHIVLPGVLTYVIDRGLRKSGRIKDGDMTIDQG; encoded by the coding sequence ATGCGTGTTTTTCTGAAGAAGAAAGGGATCGAACTGTCATGGCGTACATACCTGATAACAGCGTTAAGCTACATGGCGTTAGGACTGTTTTCGTCGCTGATTGTTGGTCTGATTATACAAACGGCCGGTGAGCAAATCCCCGCCCATCTATTTATCGGCGGCTTTCTTGCAGACATGGGTAGCCTTGCCATGAGCCTCTTGGGACCGGCGATTGGCGTTGCTGTTGCTTATGCGCTTAAAGCGCCGCCCCTCGTTATGTTTTCGGCGGTTGCAAGCGGGGCTGCCGGAGAAGAGTTGGGTGGACCGGCAGGGGCGTTTATCGCGGTTTTAATTTCTGTGGAATGTGGAAAATTAATTTCAAAAGAAACGCGATTTGACATTCTTTTAACGCCTTTTGTTACGATAGCTACAGGTTTTGTATTGGCATCAACGGTTGGTCCGGCGATCGGAAACGGATTGGAAGCTTTTGGATCCGTGATTAACTGGGCAACTGAACAAGAACCTCTGACGATGAGCATCTTGGTTTCCGCCTTGATGGGACTGGCACTCACGTTCCCGATTTCCAGTGCGGCGATCGCGATCATGTTAGGGCTTGATGGATTGGCAGCCGGAGCCGCGACGGTCGGTTGCTGTGCACAGATGGTGGGTTTTGCCGTAAGCAGTTTCCGCGAGAATCGGTGGGGAGGGCTTGTATCGCTTGGCATCGGGACATCGATGTTGCAAGTGCCCAACATGGTGCGAAACCCATGGATTGTCGTTCCTCCAACGCTCGCCGGCATGATGCTTGCACCTATCGCGGTTATCTTTTTCAATATGGAGAGCAATGCGGAAGGTGCCGGAATGGGCACAAGCGGCTTTGTCGGCCAGATCATGACCTTTTCAACGATGGGCTTTACCATGCAAGTCTTTATTCTTATACTGGTGTTTCACATTGTGCTGCCTGGTGTGCTGACGTATGTAATCGATCGGGGACTAAGAAAAAGCGGCCGTATTAAAGATGGGGATATGACCATTGACCAAGGATGA
- the trmB gene encoding tRNA (guanosine(46)-N7)-methyltransferase TrmB: MRLRKRPGALEVLRERPEIVPQKPENMRGHWTVDEPLHVELGTGKGLFLALMAEKYPSISFIGMEKMESVLSFAAERMEQQNNVRLIHGNVADMQDYFAKGEVNRIYLNFTDPWPKKRHEKRRLTFPAFLNLYKEVLSPRGDIHLKTDNEDFFTYSLEQFSGSGYCLKNLTLDLHAHEPEENVRTEYEQKFAERQQRIFRAEAYLPE, from the coding sequence ATGAGATTGAGAAAGCGGCCGGGTGCACTTGAGGTGCTGCGTGAGCGGCCGGAAATTGTGCCGCAAAAACCGGAAAACATGCGTGGGCACTGGACCGTGGACGAACCGCTTCATGTCGAGCTAGGAACAGGTAAGGGGCTCTTCTTGGCGTTGATGGCTGAAAAATACCCTTCCATTTCTTTTATTGGGATGGAAAAAATGGAAAGTGTGTTGTCTTTTGCGGCCGAACGGATGGAACAGCAGAATAATGTACGTTTAATACATGGGAATGTCGCCGATATGCAGGATTATTTTGCTAAAGGAGAAGTGAACCGTATTTATTTAAATTTCACTGATCCGTGGCCGAAAAAGCGCCATGAAAAACGGCGGCTGACGTTTCCGGCTTTTTTAAATTTGTATAAAGAGGTGTTGTCCCCGCGCGGAGACATTCATCTGAAAACGGACAATGAAGATTTTTTCACTTACTCTTTGGAACAGTTTTCCGGGAGTGGCTATTGCCTTAAAAATCTGACCCTCGATCTCCATGCGCATGAACCTGAGGAGAATGTGCGCACGGAATATGAACAAAAATTTGCGGAACGGCAGCAGCGGATTTTTCGGGCAGAGGCTTACCTCCCGGAATGA